A single genomic interval of Aureliella helgolandensis harbors:
- a CDS encoding DUF1559 domain-containing protein yields MKRTRNAFTLVELLVVIAIIGILVGLLLPAVQAAREAARRMQCQNNTKQLGLAMHNYESTYKRFPGGVGRYGCCWGTWQVSILPYIEQTAMYNLYQNSGGADPGPRYSATVNRPVVSSRLPTLTCPSDTPNAPIGGTTPITSHNYAVNYGNTSFFQTELNGIRFMGAPFHAYTGSTSDDGPPNAGAVAGFPRIYGVQQRLGSISDGTSNTLMASEVLQGRQNDLRGFTWWGGASGFVTYLAPNSTSPDVITGGICVSMLSPRMPCTTNTTVTAPRMMATRSTHAGGGVNTVFCDGHVTFISDNIDYIVWNSMGTSQGGEAFSHD; encoded by the coding sequence ATGAAACGAACAAGAAACGCATTTACACTGGTCGAACTTCTCGTAGTCATTGCCATCATCGGGATCCTAGTTGGTCTACTCTTACCTGCGGTTCAAGCCGCTCGAGAAGCGGCCAGAAGAATGCAGTGCCAAAACAACACCAAACAGTTGGGATTGGCAATGCACAATTACGAATCAACCTACAAGCGATTCCCTGGCGGTGTGGGACGCTACGGTTGCTGCTGGGGGACTTGGCAAGTTTCCATCCTGCCGTATATCGAACAGACCGCCATGTACAACCTCTACCAAAACTCAGGAGGTGCCGACCCGGGCCCACGCTACTCGGCAACCGTCAATCGCCCAGTGGTCAGCTCTCGACTGCCTACGTTAACCTGCCCCAGTGACACACCGAATGCTCCCATTGGAGGCACAACTCCCATCACTAGCCATAACTATGCCGTGAACTATGGCAATACGAGTTTTTTCCAAACGGAATTGAATGGGATTCGTTTCATGGGCGCGCCGTTTCATGCTTACACCGGCTCTACTTCCGATGATGGGCCACCCAATGCAGGCGCTGTTGCAGGCTTCCCACGCATTTATGGTGTACAGCAACGTCTCGGATCCATCAGCGATGGCACCAGCAATACCCTCATGGCTTCCGAAGTACTCCAAGGACGACAAAACGATCTTCGAGGTTTTACCTGGTGGGGTGGTGCCAGTGGTTTTGTGACCTATCTTGCTCCCAATAGCACTTCACCCGACGTCATCACTGGCGGGATCTGTGTTTCGATGCTCTCCCCAAGAATGCCCTGCACGACCAACACCACTGTCACCGCACCGCGGATGATGGCGACGCGCAGCACTCACGCCGGTGGTGGTGTGAACACCGTCTTCTGTGACGGGCACGTGACCTTCATCTCGGACAACATCGACTACATTGTCTGGAACAGCATGGGCACCTCGCAGGGTGGTGAAGCCTTCAGTCACGATTAG
- a CDS encoding DUF1501 domain-containing protein: MSNRETVLAMFPNTRREFLQQSGMGVGALALQWMLAQETALAKPPVLKQQPHNDLHPRSPHFTPRAQAMISLFQHGGPSHMDLTDPKPELTKYAGTEYTGDIHFSFVNQASKKLLGSPFKFQPHGQCGMELSELLPHTADVVDELCLIRSMHTGANGHEVSIRYFHGGIPAVLGRPTLGSWLTYALGSETQDLPAFMVLADPGGHPVDGVSNWTNGFMPSMFQGTVLRPQEPRIFNLQPPTHLAGEFQRQNLALLQTLNQQHLEQHPGETDLEARIASYELAARMQTAAGDALDISQETAATHRMYGLDRPETREYGTRCLLARRLVERGVRFVQLFHNGQPWDNHSNIKSGLASICQKTDQPVAALIKDLRQRGLLDSTLVHWGGEIGRLPVTQGDGNPETAGRDHNGQGFSIWMAGGGIRGGTIHGKTDEFGHRAIEDIVTPNDFQATVMHLFGLDHERVLFPHRNQQEIMTAHRPAQVVQAIVD; this comes from the coding sequence ATGTCGAATAGAGAGACGGTGCTTGCGATGTTCCCCAACACACGGCGTGAATTCCTACAGCAATCCGGCATGGGCGTTGGTGCGTTGGCCCTCCAGTGGATGCTAGCTCAAGAGACCGCTCTTGCCAAACCTCCCGTGCTCAAGCAGCAACCCCACAACGACCTACACCCCAGGTCCCCCCATTTCACGCCTCGGGCTCAAGCGATGATATCGCTCTTCCAACACGGAGGCCCGTCGCATATGGATCTGACCGACCCGAAACCGGAGCTGACCAAATATGCGGGTACCGAGTACACGGGTGACATCCATTTCTCGTTTGTGAACCAAGCCAGTAAGAAACTACTGGGAAGCCCGTTCAAATTCCAGCCGCATGGGCAGTGTGGCATGGAGCTGTCCGAGCTGCTGCCGCACACCGCAGACGTAGTCGACGAACTCTGCTTGATTCGCAGCATGCACACCGGGGCCAACGGGCACGAGGTCTCGATTCGCTATTTCCATGGTGGCATCCCTGCCGTGTTAGGCCGACCCACCCTCGGCTCCTGGCTGACATATGCCTTGGGATCGGAGACGCAAGACCTTCCCGCCTTCATGGTACTGGCGGATCCCGGTGGTCATCCGGTCGACGGCGTTAGTAATTGGACCAACGGTTTCATGCCTTCGATGTTCCAGGGAACGGTGCTTCGGCCCCAAGAGCCACGCATTTTTAACCTACAACCGCCCACGCACTTGGCCGGAGAATTCCAACGTCAAAATCTTGCACTGCTGCAAACTCTCAATCAGCAACACTTGGAACAGCATCCTGGAGAAACGGATCTGGAAGCCCGCATCGCGAGCTATGAGCTGGCCGCGAGAATGCAAACGGCAGCCGGCGATGCCCTCGACATTTCGCAAGAAACGGCAGCCACCCATCGCATGTACGGGCTCGATCGCCCGGAGACACGTGAATACGGCACGCGCTGCTTGCTAGCGCGCCGGCTGGTCGAGCGAGGCGTGCGTTTCGTGCAACTCTTTCATAATGGCCAACCTTGGGACAACCACAGCAATATCAAATCGGGCCTAGCGTCGATCTGCCAAAAGACCGACCAGCCCGTCGCCGCACTCATCAAGGACCTCCGCCAAAGAGGGCTACTCGACAGCACACTGGTACACTGGGGAGGCGAAATCGGTAGGCTTCCAGTCACCCAGGGAGACGGCAATCCCGAGACCGCAGGCCGTGACCACAACGGTCAGGGCTTTAGCATTTGGATGGCTGGTGGCGGAATCCGCGGCGGCACAATCCATGGGAAAACCGATGAATTCGGGCACCGTGCGATTGAAGACATCGTGACTCCCAATGATTTCCAGGCCACCGTGATGCACCTGTTTGGGCTCGACCACGAGCGCGTCCTCTTCCCGCACCGCAATCAGCAAGAAATCATGACAGCCCATCGTCCCGCTCAGGTTGTACAAGCGATCGTTGACTAA
- a CDS encoding PSD1 and planctomycete cytochrome C domain-containing protein, which produces MSTWSIARPFLGWLAFTACHLLAVAASPADEPLQFETDIRPILREYCFDCHGATEEIEGGLDLRLVHFMTRGGDSGTALVPGDPEESLLWTRIREGDMPPGEARVADEKMRILETWIRQGAVTVRAEPLELAPGIPITEEERNYWAYQPISTPAPPPVNTSHRIRTPIDAFLAEAMPAGLEFSPDADRATLIRRVYFDLMGLPPTYAQIQFWLEHSSDQWYSLLIEELLSSPQYGERWARHWLDAAGYADSDGFTLADSPRSWAWRYRDYVVRAFNEDKPFDRFIAEQLAGDELAGPAEGDWTTDQIELLTATGFLRMAADGSGSGDNSPEARNKTIADTLQIVGSTLLGSSVHCAQCHDHRYDPISHVDYFSLRAVFAPALDWQAWKPPAERLVSLYTAQDRALAAEIESRVAAVAEERALKQAEFMQTAFEQELLKFDEPLRAPLKLAYETVAQDRTPEQTALLTQNPSINISPGVLYQYLPAAAEELKAFDAKIAKLRAEKPEEQFIQALVEPSQHVPVTHLFHRGDFNQPKQEVVPAGLTVTAPEGARVQFPTDSPLHPTTGRRLAFAEWLTSRENPLTARAIVNRMWMHHFGQGIVSTPGDFGRLGGVPTHPKLLDWLANDFIEQGWSLKHLHRRILQSTAWRQSSAREATRQAVDPENYYYWRKSLQRLDAESLRDSLLAVSDNLDASLNGPPIAVTEDETGQVRSDAQHPRRSIYINVRRSQPVGVLQTFDAPVMSVNCDIRTSTITASQALMLLNGEFMLDQASRVADHIVAQAEAAPGLEAAYPNWLPDLPSPAWQYGTGTIQSSAESLVQDAATELVHEFTSLPHFNGSQWQGSPTLPDPQWGWVLLHASGGHPGAPEHPAIRRWTAPANGQVVLSGSLQHTSPNGDGVRGRLLSSKQLLGTWLAKNNASPTPTAEIAVSAGETLDFVVDCLEHETSDSFVWKVQLSFTNTDGNVTKYDSEAEFSGPPEDLNQLPTHLTEAWKRILSRPPQAREMQAALDFAGQQLQSLALNRQGTASNRAAGHQVLVNVCQMLLNSNEFLYVE; this is translated from the coding sequence ATGTCTACTTGGTCCATCGCGCGTCCTTTCCTAGGCTGGCTCGCTTTCACCGCATGTCATCTGCTGGCCGTCGCCGCAAGCCCAGCTGACGAACCGCTACAATTCGAAACAGACATTCGCCCCATTTTGCGTGAGTACTGTTTTGATTGCCACGGCGCGACGGAAGAGATCGAAGGGGGACTCGACCTACGTCTCGTCCACTTCATGACCCGGGGAGGCGATTCGGGAACGGCTCTTGTGCCAGGAGATCCCGAGGAGAGTCTGCTATGGACTCGAATTCGAGAGGGAGACATGCCACCCGGCGAAGCACGCGTGGCGGATGAGAAGATGCGCATCCTGGAAACTTGGATTCGTCAGGGAGCCGTCACCGTGCGCGCAGAGCCTCTGGAGCTCGCGCCAGGGATTCCCATTACCGAAGAGGAGCGGAACTACTGGGCATATCAGCCCATTTCCACCCCCGCCCCACCGCCAGTCAACACGAGCCACCGCATTCGAACTCCGATTGATGCATTTCTGGCAGAAGCGATGCCTGCTGGGCTGGAGTTCTCTCCCGACGCGGACCGTGCAACCCTGATACGTCGCGTCTACTTTGATTTAATGGGTTTGCCTCCGACCTATGCTCAAATTCAATTTTGGCTTGAGCACTCCAGCGACCAGTGGTACTCCCTGTTAATTGAAGAACTCTTGAGCTCCCCCCAGTACGGCGAACGATGGGCGCGCCACTGGTTAGACGCCGCCGGCTACGCCGACAGCGATGGATTTACCCTGGCCGACAGCCCGCGATCTTGGGCGTGGCGCTATCGCGACTACGTCGTGCGCGCATTCAATGAAGACAAGCCCTTCGACCGTTTTATTGCCGAACAACTTGCTGGCGACGAACTGGCGGGCCCGGCCGAGGGAGATTGGACAACCGACCAGATCGAATTGTTGACTGCGACCGGCTTCTTGCGAATGGCGGCTGACGGCTCAGGCAGTGGCGACAATAGCCCGGAAGCACGCAACAAAACAATTGCCGACACATTGCAGATCGTAGGCAGCACTTTGTTAGGCTCGAGCGTCCACTGCGCGCAATGCCACGACCACCGCTACGACCCCATTTCCCATGTCGACTACTTTTCCCTGCGCGCCGTCTTCGCCCCTGCGCTCGATTGGCAAGCCTGGAAGCCTCCCGCAGAACGCTTGGTCTCACTCTATACCGCACAAGATCGTGCACTGGCTGCTGAAATCGAAAGCCGTGTCGCTGCCGTCGCGGAAGAGCGTGCTTTGAAACAAGCAGAATTCATGCAAACCGCCTTTGAGCAAGAATTACTGAAGTTTGATGAACCGCTTCGGGCACCATTAAAACTAGCTTACGAGACGGTCGCTCAGGATCGTACTCCTGAACAAACCGCACTGTTGACGCAAAATCCAAGCATCAATATTTCTCCTGGAGTCCTGTACCAGTACCTGCCTGCCGCCGCAGAGGAACTCAAGGCGTTTGATGCAAAGATCGCCAAGCTTCGCGCCGAAAAGCCAGAGGAACAGTTCATTCAGGCTCTGGTCGAACCATCCCAGCATGTGCCGGTGACGCACCTCTTCCATCGCGGCGATTTTAACCAACCCAAGCAAGAAGTTGTACCAGCGGGCCTAACGGTAACAGCTCCCGAAGGCGCCCGCGTGCAGTTTCCCACCGACTCGCCACTTCATCCCACAACAGGCCGTCGACTAGCATTTGCGGAATGGTTGACGAGTCGCGAAAACCCGCTCACCGCTCGCGCGATCGTCAATCGCATGTGGATGCACCATTTCGGTCAAGGAATCGTCTCCACTCCTGGAGATTTCGGACGTCTGGGAGGCGTGCCCACCCATCCCAAATTGCTCGACTGGTTAGCCAACGACTTCATCGAGCAGGGGTGGAGCCTGAAACACCTACATCGTCGCATTCTGCAATCCACCGCTTGGCGACAATCCTCGGCCCGCGAAGCCACACGTCAGGCGGTGGACCCTGAAAACTACTATTACTGGCGCAAGTCACTGCAACGCCTGGATGCGGAGAGCTTGCGGGACTCCCTCCTGGCTGTCTCAGACAACCTCGATGCGAGTCTCAATGGCCCACCGATTGCGGTAACCGAAGACGAGACCGGGCAGGTGCGATCGGATGCCCAACACCCCCGCCGTAGCATTTATATCAATGTGCGCAGAAGTCAGCCGGTGGGAGTTTTGCAGACGTTCGATGCACCGGTAATGTCGGTAAACTGTGATATCCGGACTAGCACGATCACCGCCTCACAAGCACTGATGCTACTCAACGGCGAATTCATGCTTGACCAAGCCAGTCGCGTGGCCGACCACATTGTGGCGCAAGCGGAAGCAGCCCCCGGACTGGAGGCCGCTTATCCTAACTGGCTACCAGACCTCCCCTCTCCGGCCTGGCAATACGGCACTGGCACCATCCAATCCTCCGCCGAATCACTCGTGCAGGATGCGGCAACAGAATTGGTCCACGAATTTACCTCACTACCACATTTCAACGGCTCTCAGTGGCAAGGCAGCCCGACTCTACCAGATCCACAATGGGGCTGGGTTCTGCTGCACGCCAGTGGCGGACATCCTGGAGCCCCCGAGCATCCCGCCATACGCCGCTGGACGGCTCCCGCGAACGGACAAGTGGTCCTCTCGGGAAGTTTACAACACACCAGCCCCAACGGTGATGGCGTCCGCGGGCGTCTACTCTCTTCCAAGCAGCTACTCGGAACGTGGCTGGCCAAGAACAATGCTAGCCCCACGCCCACTGCTGAGATTGCAGTATCTGCGGGGGAGACGCTGGATTTCGTCGTGGATTGCCTGGAGCATGAGACTTCCGATTCCTTTGTTTGGAAAGTCCAGTTGAGCTTCACCAATACCGATGGCAACGTGACCAAGTACGATTCCGAAGCTGAATTTAGCGGCCCCCCTGAGGACTTGAACCAACTTCCAACGCACTTAACGGAAGCCTGGAAACGGATTTTGTCTCGTCCACCACAAGCGCGGGAGATGCAGGCAGCTCTCGATTTTGCAGGTCAACAACTTCAATCCCTGGCGCTGAATCGGCAGGGCACAGCCAGCAACCGCGCTGCGGGGCATCAGGTCCTAGTCAACGTCTGCCAAATGCTGCTTAATTCCAATGAATTCTTGTATGTCGAATAG